In one Culex quinquefasciatus strain JHB chromosome 2, VPISU_Cqui_1.0_pri_paternal, whole genome shotgun sequence genomic region, the following are encoded:
- the LOC6037988 gene encoding probable RNA polymerase II nuclear localization protein SLC7A6OS → MAAVIRLKRRVDEDPLNAFVLNCKRQRTDQVEPDAATANGVATPAETSTVLKFAGTFTKADNIPAHLQSRLSKEEAKEAISRVHRPTIASRNRLASRQTTQNSRFRIVNCTRSLSQVEGEEVGGGTTIVDVERDQVAGAPAQEQEPGFVYDLYVVDESQQQSQHVPYIPENLDDISVAIYDDPLYSSHRGLGDRSDSDGGESEDSNDENNWRNDYPDEDEDVFGEAASVDEDDIRRAVEEFDLDGDRELSSDEDYYEAENSGFAYPADDDGECDAEEGSGRLNKQDVELYGTAYARYKARILKDMKAKESNGDRDSDEYDSEIECDDDSKSSGTSDSDNENFDLYD, encoded by the exons ATGGCCGCAGTAATCCGGCTCAAACGGCGCGTGGACGAAGATCCGCTGAACGCCTTCGTGCTCAACTGCAAACGCCAGCGGACGGATCAGGTGGAGCCTGATGCTGCTACTGCCAATGGAGTTGCCACCCCCGCGGAGACCTCGACGGTGCTGAAGTTTGCCGGGACGTTCACAAAG gcCGACAACATTCCAGCACACCTGCAGAGCCGTCTCTCGAAGGAGGAAGCCAAGGAAGCGATATCGCGCGTGCATCGTCCCACGATCGCGTCCCGGAACCGGTTGGCATCTCGGCAAACGACGCAAAACAGTCGCTTCCGCATCGTGAACTGCACCCGCTCGCTGAGTCAGGTCGAGGGTGAGGAAGTGGGTGGTGGAACGACGATTGTAGACGTTGAGCGGGATCAGGTCGCTGGAGCGCCGGCCCAGGAACAGGAGCCTGGCTTCGTGTACGATTTGTACGTGGTTGACGAGAGTCAGCAGCAGAGCCAGCACGTCCCCTACATTCCGGAGAATCTGGACGATATCAG CGTTGCCATCTACGACGACCCGCTGTACTCTAGTCACCGCGGGCTGGGCGACCGGTCCGACAGTGACGGAGGCGAGTCGGAAGATTCGAACGACGAGAACAACTGGCGCAATGATTACCCGGACGAGGACGAGGACGTATTTGGGGAGGCGGCCAGCGTGGACGAGGACGACATCCGGCGCGCCGTCGAGGAGTTTGATTTGG ACGGAGATCGTGAACTGTCGTCGGACGAGGATTATTACGAGGCCGAAAACAGTGGGTTTGCCTACCCGGCAGATGATGACGGAGAATGTGATGCTGAGGAGGGCTCCGGACGTCTGAACAAACAAGACGTGGAGCTGTACGGAACGGCTTATGCTCGCTACAAAGCACGCATTCTGAAAGATATGAAAGCAAAAGAGTCGAACGGTGATCGTGACTCGGATGAATACGATTCGGAGATTGAGTGTGATGACGATAGTAAATCATCCGGCACCAGTGACAGTGACAACGAGAACTTTGATTTGTACgattaa
- the LOC6037989 gene encoding heparin sulfate O-sulfotransferase, whose product MLTTKYFFLLILIAASLIFVVLFHWFSSNDPEDRILVRYDTVNNDRFQQVRHWQTMTNSEALQADFDERLVVIYNRVPKTGSTSFVNLTYDLCRKNAFHVLHINITANMHVFSLPNQIRFVRNVTAWEAMKPAFYHGHLAYLDFSKMGVPAAKPLYINLVRKPLDRLVSYYYFLRYGDDYRPHLVRHRAGDTMTFDECVAKQKQDCDPNNMWLQIPFFCGHAAECWKPGSAWALQEAKRNLVNEYFLVGVTEEMTEFVELLEMALPRLFRGASDHFAKSNKSHLRKTKSKVEPLPETVAKIQQSLVWQMENELYQYALEQFHFAQMKLHAPGKNALPQDFFYEKIKPNQNVPVRN is encoded by the exons ATGCTGACAACAAAGTATTTTTTCCTCCTGATATTGATTGCCGCGAGCCTGATATTCGTCGTTCTGTTCCACTGGTTTTCGTCGAACGATCCGGAAGATCGGATACTGGTCCGATATGATACAG TCAACAATGACCGGTTTCAGCAGGTTCGCCACTGGCAAACCATGACCAACTCGGAAGCTTTGCAGGCCGATTTTGACGAACGGTTGGTGGTCATCTACAACAGGGTTCCGAAGACCGGCAGCACCAGCTTCGTAAACCTCACGTACGATCTCTGCCGGAAGAATGCATTCCACGTTTTGCACATTAACATCACCGCAAACATGCACGTTTTTTCGCTGCCGAACCAGATTCGGTTTGTCCGCAACGTGACCGCATGGGAAGCGATGAAGCCGGCGTTCTACCATGGCCATTTGGCGTATCTGGACTTTTCAAAGATGGGCGTTCCGGCGGCAAAGCCGCTGTACATAAATCTGGTTCGAAAGCCGCTGGATCGACTGGTGTCGTACTACTACTTCCTGCGCTACGGTGACGATTATCGGCCACACTTGGTGCGGCATCGTGCCGGCGACACCATGACGTTTGACGAGTGTGTCGCAAAGCAAAAGCAGGACTGCGATCCGAACAACATGTGGCTGCAAATTCCATTTTTCTGTGGTCACGCGGCAGAATGTTGGAAACCGGGCAGCGCCTGGGCCCTGCAAGAGGCCAAACGGAACCTGGTGAACGAGTATTTCCTCGTTGGGGTCACGGAAGAGATGACCGAGTTTGTTGAGCTGCTGGAAATGGCCTTACCGAG ACTGTTTAGGGGCGCATCGGACCACTTTGCCAAGTCCAACAAGTCGCACCTGCGTAAAACGAAATCCAAGGTGGAACCGCTGCCGGAAACCGTGGCGAAAATTCAGCAATCGCTCGTGTGGCAGATGGAAAACGAGCTGTACCAGTACGCGCTGGAGCAGTTTCACTTTGCCCAGATGAAACTGCACGCCCCAGGTAAGAACGCGCTCCCGCAGGACTTTTTctacgaaaaaatcaaaccaaatcaaaacGTCCCTGTCCGCAACTAG